The proteins below come from a single Aegilops tauschii subsp. strangulata cultivar AL8/78 chromosome 6, Aet v6.0, whole genome shotgun sequence genomic window:
- the LOC109732061 gene encoding uncharacterized protein — MTSRRHRSPSPAALDDDDLLFEILLHLPPQPSSLPRASLVNKRWRRLASDPGFLHRFRIHHRRSAPILGCFVERAHGISFEPTLEAPNRVPPGRFSLRFEEGDRFGLLDCRHDLVLVHNQTRCKFLVWDPITGEQHHLAIPAGFDSETNEISGAVLRAGGDVQHFEVVFVRYDDIRHGQAAVACVYSSEMSLWSDLISTPLPWLSPFDNTISTAHPAVLAGDALYWFVTAGSDEILEFDLWKHKLAVIQLPVHVYEEHFTFRRTDSGVLGFLHVSSLTAQLWQRKTDCEGVASWELGRTIELDKLLSMNSENRWYSMICFAQDNNVVFLLTVVGLFAVQLQTLEFKKLPQTNIGSYCLPFESVYNADIGGEHGGADLFHNA, encoded by the exons ATGAcgagccgccgccaccgctcGCCGTCCCCGGCGGCGCTGGACGACGACGACCTGCTCTTCGAGATCCTCCTTCACCTCCCACCGCAGCCCTCCTCCCTCCCACGCGCCTCCCTCGTAAACAAGCGCTGGCGCCGCCTCGCCTCCGACCCCGGTTTCCTCCACCGCTTCCGCATCCACCACCGCCGCAGCGCTCCCATCCTCGGTTGCTTCGTGGAGCGAGCCCACGGCATCTCCTTCGAACCAACTCTGGAGGCCCCCAATCGTGTCCCGCCGGGGCGCTTCTCCTTACGGTTCGAGGAAGGCGACCGTTTCGGGCTCCTCGACTGCCGCCATGATCTCGTGCTCGTCCACAACCAGACACGGTGCAAGTTCCTTGTGTGGGACCCCATCACCGGCGAGCAGCACCATCTAGCCATCCCGGCGGGTTTCGATTCGGAAACGAACGAGATCAGCGGGGCGGTGCTTCGTGCCGGGGGAGACGTCCAACACTTCGAGGTGGTCTTTGTACGCTACGACGACATACGACATGGACAAGCAGCGGTCGCCTGCGTTTACTCGTCAGAGATGAGCTTATGGAGTGACCTCATCTCAACACCCCTTCCATGGTTGAGCCCATTTGACAACACAATTTCTACGGCTCACCCTGCTGTGCTGGCTGGGGATGCCCTTTACTGGTTTGTTACCGCGGGTTCGGATGAAATTCTTGAATTTGATCTCTGGAAGCACAAGTTAGCGGTGATACAGCTTCCCGTTCATGTGTATGAAGAACACTTCACGTTTAGAAGGACAGATAGTGGTGTGTTGGGCTTCCTCCATGTATCCAGCTTAACCGCACAGTTATGGCAGAGGAAGACTGATTGCGAAGGTGTTGCTTCATGGGAGCTTGGAAGAACCATTGAACTCGACAAATTACTTTCCATGAATTCAGAGAACAGATGGTACTCAATGATATGCTTTGCTCAGGACAATAATGTGGTGTTCCTGTTGACAGTGGTCGGCCTCTTCGCGGTCCAGCTTCAGACATTGGAGTTCAAAAAACTACCCCAAACCAACATCGGATCATACTGCCTTCCATTTGAAAGTGTCTACAACGCAG ACATTGGCGGTGAACATGGTGGAGCTGACCTTTTTCACAATGCATAA
- the LOC109732070 gene encoding putative F-box protein At3g16210 has translation MTSCRRRRRSLTPAALDDDDLLLEILLRLPPQPSSLPRASLVCKRWRSLASDPGFLRCFRIHHRRSPPLLGCFVEGVHGVSFLPTMEAPNRVPPRRLSFQPANEDHFRLLNCRHGLVLIYNRTRRRLLVWDPITGDQHHVAIPVVFHNFLLKTTEVSGAVLRAGKDVQHFKVVCVATCYDDVQAALAYVYYSETSSWGELISTPIPRLTIFDTRISWDQPAVLVGDALYWLLTGGSEGILEFDFEKNSLAVIQYPVDVYRDQLTVIRTYSGALGFLHVSNFTARLWERKPDYDGVPSWELGRTIELDKLLSLHPMKLYPIIRGFAEDNNVVFLGTAMGDIFSVQLQSLQFNNLPQTDVRSYVHPFESVYTGGNSMPYSGYI, from the coding sequence ATGAccagctgccgccgccgccgccgctcgctgaCCCCGGCAGCGCTCGACGACGACGACCTGCTCTTGGAGATCCTCCTACGCCTCCCGCCGCAGCCCTCCTCCCTGCCCCGTGCCTCGCTCGTCTGCAAGCGCTGGCGCAGCCTCGCCTCCGACCCCGGCTTCCTCCGTTGCTTCCGGATCCACCACCGCCGCAGCCCTCCCCTCCTCGGTTGCTTCGTGGAGGGAGTCCACGGCGTCTCCTTCCTACCTACAATGGAGGCCCCCAATCGTGTCCCTCCCAGGCGCCTCTCTTTCCAGCCCGCCAACGAAGACCACTTCAGGCTACTCAACTGCCGCCATGGCCTCGTTCTCATCTACAACCGGACACGGCGCAGGCTCCTTGTGTGGGACCCCATCACCGGCGACCAGCACCACGTAGCCATCCCCGTGGTGTTCCATAACTTCCTTTTGAAGACGACCGAGGTCAGCGGGGCGGTGCTTCGTGCTGGGAAAGACGTCCAACACTTCAAGGTGGTTTGTGTGGCAACATGCTACGACGACGTACAAGCAGCTCTAGCCTACGTTTACTACTCAGAGACCAGCTCATGGGGTGAGCTCATCTCAACACCGATTCCACGGTTGACCATATTTGACACCAGAATTTCTTGGGATCAGCCTGCTGTGCTGGTTGGGGATGCCCTTTACTGGTTGCTTACCGGGGGTTCAGAGGGAATTCTTGAATTTGATTTTGAGAAAAACAGCTTAGCTGTGATACAGTATCCTGTGGATGTGTATCGGGATCAGTTGACAGTTATAAGGACATATAGTGGCGCCCTGGGTTTCCTCCACGTATCGAACTTCACCGCGCGGTTATGGGAGAGGAAGCCCGATTACGATGGTGTTCCTTCATGGGAGCTTGGAAGAACCATTGAACTGGACAAACTACTTTCCCTGCATCCAATGAAATTGTACCCAATAATACGAGGCTTTGCCGAGGACAACAATGTGGTGTTCCTGGGGACGGCAATGGGCGACATCTTTTCGGTCCAGCTTCAGTCATTACAGTTCAATAATCTACCCCAAACCGATGTCAGATCATACGTCCATCCATTTGAAAGTGTTTATACCGGAGGTAATAGCATGCCTTACAGTGGGTATATTTAA